One genomic window of Candidatus Omnitrophota bacterium includes the following:
- a CDS encoding tetratricopeptide repeat protein, whose product MGGARPYLLIILIGLLLYSSAAFFGFSYLDDNILILENHEFISKLSNIAEAFKQDVFHVLHEYDAAYRPLLTVSFIIDTQLDKFFGLGYHFTNIILHLIGSCLVFLLFLKLKYSRSLAFSFALIFTVHPVLTETVAWIPGRNDSLLGIFVLASFIYLLEFLERGKWAYYTGHILFFVLALFTKETAPALLVVALFYYSFVFKGVLLSRKQKKLFIGWLFSLAFWLILRGYALSYNPVKLSFVTLLRDLALGAPAFFVYIGKVIMPFDLSIIPTIEDSAVIYGIAAVLIITLGLYFSKKKRYGFILIGLVWFLSFLTPTFIRPVPGASTIFLESRIYLPILGIFIILGEIDAVKSITFKNIRALLAVMVITGSLFCISINYSSRFQNALEFWEYAVKRSPHSALAQASLGWVYDMQLRYDEAETRFKKALALNPYQRYAHNSLGLIYERKGLLEKAEAEYIMEIENTPYYNGSRINLANLYFRQGKEEKAAALWKEALRANPEDMYVRNMLKACYDRHH is encoded by the coding sequence TTGGGCGGTGCGCGCCCTTACCTTTTAATCATACTCATAGGCCTTTTGCTATATTCGTCCGCCGCTTTTTTTGGCTTCAGCTATCTGGACGACAACATTCTCATTCTGGAAAATCATGAATTTATCAGTAAGCTTTCTAATATAGCCGAAGCATTTAAGCAGGATGTATTTCATGTGCTGCATGAGTACGACGCGGCCTACAGGCCCCTACTGACAGTCTCCTTTATAATTGATACGCAACTCGATAAATTTTTTGGCCTTGGGTATCACTTCACCAACATTATCCTTCATCTGATAGGATCATGCCTGGTATTTCTACTGTTCTTAAAATTGAAATACAGCAGATCCCTGGCATTTTCCTTCGCGCTTATCTTCACGGTCCATCCGGTTCTTACCGAAACCGTGGCATGGATACCCGGGAGGAATGATTCCCTGCTGGGGATCTTCGTGCTTGCGAGCTTCATATATCTTCTGGAATTTCTGGAGCGGGGGAAGTGGGCCTACTATACAGGGCACATCTTGTTTTTTGTACTGGCGCTATTTACCAAGGAGACCGCGCCGGCTCTTCTCGTAGTAGCTCTATTTTATTATTCATTTGTTTTCAAGGGAGTATTGCTTTCTCGAAAACAAAAAAAGCTGTTTATCGGATGGCTCTTCTCACTGGCTTTTTGGCTAATACTCCGTGGTTACGCGCTGTCGTACAATCCGGTAAAATTATCGTTTGTTACGCTCTTGCGGGACCTGGCGCTCGGGGCTCCAGCCTTTTTTGTGTATATCGGCAAAGTGATCATGCCTTTTGACCTATCAATAATTCCGACGATTGAAGATTCGGCCGTGATCTATGGAATCGCGGCTGTTTTAATAATTACCTTAGGCTTATATTTTTCAAAAAAGAAACGATATGGTTTCATACTGATAGGGCTAGTATGGTTTTTATCATTTTTGACCCCGACCTTTATCCGTCCCGTCCCAGGCGCTTCTACGATATTCCTTGAATCCAGGATATATCTACCCATACTTGGCATATTCATCATTCTGGGGGAGATCGACGCGGTAAAGAGCATTACCTTTAAGAATATAAGGGCTCTATTAGCGGTGATGGTCATTACGGGATCATTATTTTGCATAAGCATAAATTACTCGAGCCGTTTTCAAAATGCGCTTGAGTTCTGGGAGTACGCGGTGAAGAGATCACCTCATTCGGCATTGGCCCAAGCCAGCCTGGGCTGGGTTTATGACATGCAGCTGAGGTATGATGAAGCCGAGACGAGATTTAAAAAGGCTCTGGCATTAAATCCGTACCAGAGATACGCACATAATAGTTTGGGCTTGATTTATGAACGTAAGGGACTGCTGGAAAAGGCGGAAGCGGAATATATTATGGAGATAGAAAATACGCCGTATTACAACGGCTCCCGCATAAATCTGGCAAATCTTTATTTTAGACAGGGTAAGGAGGAGAAGGCTGCGGCGCTGTGGAAGGAGGCCCTACGGGCAAATCCTGAAGATATGTATGTTAGGAATATGCTAAAAGCATGTTATGACCGGCACCACTAA
- the der gene encoding ribosome biogenesis GTPase Der yields the protein MKNTNLPKLAIVGRPNVGKSSFFNRIVGARKAIVESSSGTTRDRIYADIKWKGKAFTLIDMAGFEDTAQGDMPELVLKQLRKGIEEADIILFITDGIAGITPLDRELSSMLRKTSKKIYLAVNKIDRECDAGNALDFFELGLGEPYAISAMHDKGIDRLCDDLVKNMEKSVAPDDLQGIKVAIVGRPNVGKSSYLNALLSEERVIVHSVAGTTRDAIDTNFKYKDRDYILIDTAGIRHNPKINRAADFYGGVRSEEAIKRSDVAVMLIDGYEGLMKDDARIIDLCLTEGKGLVIAVNKWDLVKDTEMSKYNDRLIEGMSAIRNIPVIFISAKTGRNVNPSLDMILSVYEKSRMTIPPDKLAETLKLLNNTPQISGKRIKFKCLVQEGIRPPGFILGINTAVSLNDTMQRFIENFIRKVYDFKGIPIRIRYR from the coding sequence ATGAAAAACACCAATTTACCGAAACTGGCCATAGTCGGAAGGCCAAATGTCGGGAAATCCTCTTTTTTTAACAGGATCGTTGGCGCCAGAAAAGCCATAGTAGAATCTTCCTCCGGCACCACGCGCGACAGGATCTATGCTGATATCAAGTGGAAAGGAAAGGCCTTTACGCTTATCGATATGGCCGGATTCGAGGATACCGCCCAGGGCGATATGCCCGAGCTTGTATTGAAACAGCTTCGTAAGGGTATAGAAGAAGCGGATATTATACTCTTCATCACCGATGGCATCGCCGGCATAACGCCCCTGGACAGGGAACTTTCATCTATGCTCAGGAAGACGTCGAAGAAGATATATCTTGCAGTGAACAAGATCGATAGGGAATGCGACGCCGGTAACGCGCTCGATTTTTTTGAACTGGGGCTTGGCGAGCCTTACGCTATTTCGGCTATGCACGACAAAGGCATCGATAGGTTATGTGATGATCTTGTAAAAAATATGGAGAAATCCGTAGCGCCGGACGATCTTCAGGGCATAAAGGTCGCTATCGTCGGCCGGCCGAATGTAGGGAAATCCTCCTATTTAAACGCTCTACTTAGCGAAGAGAGAGTTATCGTCCATTCAGTCGCTGGCACTACGAGAGATGCCATAGATACCAACTTTAAGTATAAAGACAGGGACTATATTCTGATAGATACGGCAGGCATAAGGCATAATCCGAAGATAAACAGAGCGGCAGATTTCTACGGAGGAGTCCGCTCGGAAGAGGCTATAAAACGCTCGGATGTAGCGGTAATGTTGATTGACGGTTATGAAGGGCTCATGAAGGATGACGCGCGTATAATAGATTTATGTCTTACAGAGGGCAAGGGCCTTGTTATAGCTGTAAATAAGTGGGACCTTGTAAAAGATACCGAGATGTCGAAATATAACGACAGGCTTATAGAGGGAATGAGTGCCATCAGGAATATTCCGGTTATATTTATATCCGCGAAGACGGGGAGGAACGTTAATCCCAGCCTTGATATGATATTGTCGGTTTATGAGAAATCTAGAATGACCATTCCGCCCGATAAGTTGGCGGAAACACTAAAATTATTGAACAACACGCCCCAGATAAGCGGCAAAAGAATAAAGTTTAAATGCCTGGTCCAAGAGGGTATTAGACCCCCGGGATTTATTTTAGGTATAAATACCGCCGTATCTTTAAATGATACCATGCAAAGATTTATCGAGAACTTTATCAGAAAAGTGTATGATTTTAAAGGTATTCCTATAAGAATACGATATCGGTAG